A single genomic interval of Lathyrus oleraceus cultivar Zhongwan6 chromosome 7, CAAS_Psat_ZW6_1.0, whole genome shotgun sequence harbors:
- the LOC127101885 gene encoding protein FAF-like, chloroplastic yields MSICMSMKIEEDTVLNHKQGIVTILNCNSDTSFTPPSLRRTLSADMSSKKWLSQNGSSKTMKKISSSENLLGRDDDVFKETTLVDDEDEAERERLQIWSSIQRNKKEEQQKGGSFDTWSSLMSLKTNDEISKSLPPYIHPLAKRTKSSLSRKSLEICTESLGSETGSDGLVFSYPPSDSPGPETGSDEKLSSYPPSNLMEDTGEQQHQTQNENEEDKKETEEVVLEVERFSYGGVTANNKKSPPRSFPPPLPSLSRQDGPSLQMRPHRDNGRLVLEAVSLPSLNNFCVQRQDGRLVLTFANQDKEIGENEEIGEMEEEFEGFEEEKEDEDEDTEYESVIGKGSIMSFEKTTIKSSVHWIGSNHSNKVNKTIGLLNRNPKWSKKFNNEVDNKDVQVVEASQMVKSLPPRPRVARLIPSPPNAATGSFNLNSYQHYWRTTKPTSTKCGNYPLDHYQEKNITNDNDNNNNSNKNNKIVVSAKCEMKNMNMNRVSNEKQQLLVLKGKNGDYLVHNLKNCKDSRRSFLFWEPYCIATS; encoded by the coding sequence ATGTCAATTTGTATGAGCATGAAGATAGAAGAAGACACTGTTCTCAATCATAAGCAAGGGATAGTCACTATTTTGAACTGTAACAGTGACACTAGTTTTACGCCACCTTCTCTCAGAAGAACTCTCTCAGCAGACATGTCCTCCAAGAAATGGCTTTCTCAGAATGGTTCTTCTAAAACCATGAAGAAGATTTCATCATCTGAGAATCTGCTTGGACGAGATGATGATGTGTTCAAAGAAACTACGTTggttgatgatgaagatgaagctgaGAGAGAGAGGCTTCAGATTTGGAGTTCAATCCAGAGAAACAAAAAGGAAGAGCAACAGAAAGGAGGTTCGTTTGATACTTGGAGTTCACTCATGTctttgaagactaatgatgaaATCTCTAAGTCTCTTCCACCTTACATTCATCCTCTCGCTAAGAGGACGAAAAGCTCTTTGTCTAGGAAGAGCCTTGAGATTTGTACTGAGAGTCTCGGATCCGAGACTGGTTCAGATGGTTTGGTGTTCTCTTATCCTCCATCTGACAGTCCCGGACCTGAAACTGGGTCTGATGAAAAGTTGTCCTCTTATCCTCCGTCAAACTTGATGGAGGATACAGGAGAACAACAACATCAAACCCAGAATGAAAATGAAGAAGACAAGAAAGAAACCGAAGAGGTAGTGTTGGAAGTAGAAAGGTTCAGTTATGGTGGTGTTACTGCTAATAATAAGAAGTCACCACCGCGATCCTTCCCTCCGCCACTTCCTTCGCTCTCTCGCCAAGACGGTCCTTCTCTTCAGATGAGGCCACATCGCGACAACGGAAGGTTGGTTTTAGAAGCTGTGTCTCTTCCGTCATTGAACAACTTCTGTGTCCAACGCCAAGACGGTCGACTCGTCCTAACTTTCGCAAATCAAGACAAGGAAATCGGTGAGAATGAAGAGATAGGTGAGATGGAGGAAGAGTTTGAAGGAtttgaagaagaaaaagaagacGAAGACGAAGATACGGAATATGAGAGTGTGATAGGGAAAGGATCAATAATGTCTTTTGAGAAAACTACTATAAAAAGTAGTGTTCATTGGATTGGATCAAACCATAGCAACAAGGTGAATAAGACAATTGGGCTATTGAATAGGAATCCAAAGTGGTCAAAGAAGTTCAACAATGAAGTGGATAACAAAGATGTCCAAGTAGTGGAAGCTAGTCAAATGGTAAAATCACTTCCACCAAGGCCAAGAGTTGCAAGATTGATTCCATCACCACCAAATGCAGCAACTGGTTCATTCAATCTAAATTCTTATCAACATTATTGGAGGACCACAAAACCAACATCAACCAAATGCGGTAATTATCCACTCGACCATTATCAAGAGAAAAACATCACCAACGACAACgataacaacaacaacagcaacaaaAATAACAAGATTGTTGTGTCCGCAAAATGCGAGATGAAGAACATGAACATGAACCGTGTTTCGAATGAGAAGCAACAACTTTTGGTTCTTAAAGGAAAGAATGGTGATTATTTGGTTCATAACTTGAAGAATTGCAAGGATTCAAGAAGGTCCTTTCTCTTTTGGGAACCTTATTGCATTGCCACCTCATGA